One window from the genome of Anolis sagrei isolate rAnoSag1 chromosome 4, rAnoSag1.mat, whole genome shotgun sequence encodes:
- the LOC132773678 gene encoding pepsin B-like gives MKWLILFLVCLHLSEGLERVVLKKGKSIRENMKEKGVLEEFLKHNHVDPALKYHSNEYNVAYEPISNNLNSFYFGEISIGTPPQNFLVLMDTGSANLWVPSVYCNTAACGNHNRFNPSASSTYTNNGQTFSLYYGSGSLTVMLGYDTVQVQNIVVRNQEFGLSQSEPSSPFYYASFDGILGMSYPAAAVGHVGGYTIMQQMLRQGQLSEPIFSFYFSRQPTAQYGGELIFGGIDTQLFSGEITWAPVTREAYWQIGIEEFLIGNQATGLCSQGCQAVVDTGTYMLAVPQQYMSTFLQAVGGQEYNGEYEVNCNNVQNMPTFTFIINGSQFPLPPSAYIANNNGYCTVQIEATYLPSPTGEPLWIFGDVFLKEYYSVYDMDNNRVGFAPSA, from the exons ATGAAGTGGCTGATCCTTTTCTTGGTTTGTCTCCACCTGTCAGAGGGACTGGAGAG AGTCGTTCTGAAGAAAGGGAAATCCATTCGAGAGAATATGAAAGAGAAAGGTGTGCTGGAGGAATTTTTGAAGCACAACCATGTTGATCCTGCATTGAAATACCATTCTAACGAATACAATGTTGCTTATGAACCAATTAGCAACAACTTAAAT TCTTTCTACTTTGGAGAGATCAGTATTGGGACACCACCACAGAATTTCCTGGTTCTTATGGATACTGGCTCTGCCAATCTCTGGGTGCCATCTGTGTATTGCAATACTGCTGCATGTG GTAACCACAACAGATTTAACCCGAGTGCATCCTCTACATACACTAACAATGGACAGACTTTTAGCCTGTACTACGGGAGTGGCAGCTTAACTGTTATGCTAGGGTATGATACCGTGCAG GTCCAGAACATTGTTGTACGCAACCAGGAATTTGGCCTCAGTCAGAGTGAACCTTCCAGTCCTTTCTACTATGCCAGTTTTGATGGGATTTTGGGGATGTCGTATCCTGCTGCAGCTGTAGGCCATGTAGGGGGTTACACTATTATGCAGCAGATGCTGAGGCAAGGCCAGCTCTCTGAACCCATCTTCAGCTTCTATTTCTCTCG ACAACCAACAGCTCAGTATGGAGGAGAATTGATCTTCGGAGGTATTGACACCCAGCTGTTCTCTGGGGAAATTACCTGGGCACCTGTCACCCGTGAGGCTTACTGGCAGATTGGAATTGAGGA ATTTTTAATTGGCAACCAGGCTACTGGTTTGTGTAGCCAAGGCTGTCAGGCAGTTGTGGATACTGGGACGTATATGCTGGCAGTGCCACAACAGTACATGAGTACTTTCCTACAAGCTGTGGGAGGCCAAGAGTATAATGGTGAG TATGAGGTGAACTGTAACAACGTCCAGAACATGCCTACCTTCACTTTTATCATTAATGGATCCCAGTTCCCACTACCACCTTCTGCCTACATTGCCAAT AACAATGGCTACTGTACAGTTCAGATTGAGGCTACATACTTGCCTTCCCCAACCGGGGAGCCCTTATGGATCTTTGGTGATGTCTTCCTCAAGGAGTATTATTCTGTCTACGATATGGACAACAACAGGGTGGGCTTTGCACCATcagcttaa